The Musa acuminata AAA Group cultivar baxijiao chromosome BXJ1-8, Cavendish_Baxijiao_AAA, whole genome shotgun sequence genomic sequence CTGTGGCAAAAGGCTGAAAAAGTACTCATTTTTGTACACATGAAACACAATGGTGCCATAGCCGAACAATTTATTTTGCTAAAGAGGTAAATCTATATTACCATTTtaaatgcatgtaaagaactagAACACACATCCTGAGGGAGAGAGAAAGATACAGTcaaattaaaaattcaaaaaattacccATTAAAAGCACTGCTTTCTTTTAGAGGCACGCGTCTTGAGAATTGATCAATAATTGCACAGATAGCAAAATGATCGGAAGTTTCCACCTTTGCAAGTGTCTCTTCCAACAGTGTTAATTTCTGTTAAGCAACAAACACAATTCAGATGCATCCTTCATCTGCATTCAAGCTTCTGTGAACCCTCCAAACATTAGCAGCAAGGCAATAAAATTCATACCACATGTACATCAGTAATATAGATGGGCATTTAAGATTTAGTGCATAAGGCCCTGACAAGCAAGACTCTAAAAGGAGCAAAAAGGGACCTCTCTGTTGGGCAACTATACCATAGAAGGGACAAAGTGAGTTGCAAGGCCACATGCAAGCATTTCAGCTCCATCTAACCTTGCACCAGTCAACCCAACATATTCTCCTACAAAGGAAGAAAACCATTAATAAGCATAGAAACTAGCATATTAGAAACCAAATTTGGCCAGAAACATTGTGCTGTGTTTCCATGTCCATGAACAagaaaaaaatgtatttgatcTACAACGAGGATAACTTCATCTCTCTTTTTTTCCCCCAATAATTCAACAGGCAAAAAAGGCAGAAAAGTCTCCTTTTAGCAaggattttttatattattttatcaaaaatatttgCTGTTTTCAGtaattgaattcaaattaagaaaTAGGGATCTTTAGAATACTAAGAGAAGGCAAAATAACTTAAAATAGTCACTAGAATTTCATGGATAGGTGAAGTCCCCAAATAAATGTCAAATTAATACTTGAACAATcttcaaaagcaataaaaaaaTGATCCAAAATTGTTCTCCATCATATATTACAGACTAATAAACTAAACTAACGAGACTATGtccaaagaatatatatatatacacacacacacataatgtAACCAAAGCAACATACATACATCCGTGAGACTTGTTCATATTTATAGCAACATAACATTAAACTAAGACTATAAAAAAAACTGAATTCTaaaggagatatatatatatatatatatatatatatatacacacacacacacacacacataatgtAACCAAAGCAACATACATACATACGTGAGACTTGTTCATATTTATAGCAATATAACATTAAACTAAGACTATAAACAAAACTGAATTCTAAAGGAGATACAAGAGGAGCTTTATCCATCTCTACAGCAAAACAACAAATGCAAGATTTCACTGGAATTACAAATAAACAGAAGGTTAAGTTAGCAAAAGTACTACCAAAGAATCCAGGGAGCCTTGATAGAAAGTATGAAGCACCTATATCTGGAAACAACCCCAGTGATGTTTCTGGCATTGCAAAAACCTGCAGCAGAAAAGAGAGGTTGAAGCTACAGTTTAATGTTTAACTCAATAATGTAGATTGATATATTCTCtctgcacacacacacatatcatACTTTCTTACATATAGAGTTCCATAGAGATGAAAATCCCACAGTGACAGCTATCATTCCAATGATATAAGATTGCTCATAATAAACATGAAAAGGTCAACAAAACATGCCATGCTATCAGAATTGAGCAAACAAAATTCAGTAAAAAGAGTACGAGTTACATTTAATTATTCTCAAAAACATGGAAATGAGAAAGGTCCCAAACATATGCAGCACAACTTTGTCCCTGGTAACTGAATAACAGAAATCCTCCACAAATTCAAGTGACAATAAAATTTATTGTGAACGAACACACATTTAAAAGGCCACAAATTCAAGTGACAATGCAACTTATTTTGAATGAACACACATTTAAAAGGCCACTTCATGTGCTTTCATTTAGTGCCACTAACTTGTACCAAGAACTTCCTAATCATGTGGCAATACATAGTATGCTGAGATGCTATCCACTTGGTGAGAAAATGGCAGGGGATTAGACACCTATAAATGTTCTGCTACCATTCCTACCTTACATTAAAAATGACAATAAGGTAGGGTCCCAAACCCGAACTTGGAACCAAGAATCTAGGTTACTAAACCAAAACAAACCCAGCTCGGAAACCTACTTTTCTACCCAAACTCATCTCAAACCCGATTAAAGGGTACCAGTAATTGGATTGAGTGGGTTGAATAGTCTCAATTACCTGAAAAAACCCAACAGCTGCCATATCCATCCACTTAAGATAGAATGTACACGGCTTCATCATGACTGAGTTTGGAAAGAATAAGCAGTAAAAACTTAAATGCTAGCATGACTTATCACGATACTTCATCATGACTGAGTTTGAAAAAGAATAAGCACTAAAAATAATGACAAGCTAAGTTGATTCAGATTTGTAAAAAACATTCAAAAACAAAGATAAAGAGGTTGTACCGTTTTCTCTGTGGCAACTCGAAATCTCCCATGTATAGAAAGACCAGCTCCACCTCCCATGACAATTCCATTGAGAATAGAAACCTTCCTCCCAAGTTCCATTTTGACTAATATAATGAGTTTCAAATGCTTATGATAAAGTGTCACAGGTATTTAAGAAGTTCCACCCAAGTCACCTGTGGTTTGCTGTAGGTTGCAATTATGTAATTCAAGATAAACTCATTCCAGAAAATTTGTGCACCCGAAGTCCAATGACCTGAAGCATGGCATCAAATAATGTACTTAATTAGCATGAAATAACAAAACATAGTATTAGTTCTACAACTTGAAACCAAGAAGCACATAGCAAAAGGTTCAAGCAAGTACAAAACTTGAATGCATAACTGGGAATGTGATCGTAGAAAAGGGTGGCCCAATGTAAAAGGCTCTTGCCAATGCAACGACTGGGGAGGATCAATGTATAGAACCGTGCCTTTGTAAACAAGGATGTTAATTTCGCAACTCAAACTCTGGTCATCTAGGTCATAAACAAATAATGTTATTGGGGCACCAACGCTCGCCCTGTTACTTGTGACCTTAGCTTCATTAAAATTTAGACACCAGTAATAAAAAGACAAAAAGTCATTTAGTTGTCAATAGTACCAAGAGAAAGTTTTACTATCAATATCTTAGTAAAAAGTGATTGTTAAATAAATCTTTAACTTCTAGTATCCCATTTAAGATCAACTAAACTTCCACCACCTAGCTTATACAAAATATCTTTCACTTTTAGATTGAGATCAAGTCCAATAGAACAGTTATTAATTAGTTGAGATGGTACAAAGAGGGAGCCCAAAGGTATAAACAATATAAAAGAAATTTTTAGCAGTGTCCAGAGCATGGCTGACAGAAAAGCAGATGACATAAGAGTCAAGATTTTACTTAGTAATCATTTTGGTGGCCAAAAGAGAGACATATAAGTCCCCTTGTCACCATATTGATCAATTGAATTGGattagttgcaaaatgaaaaggtaAATTAGATAATTAAATTTACCTTCTGTCACAGAACGGCTGATTGCAGCAACATCTCCTCCAGCACAAAATGCCCTTCCTCTTCCCTAAAATCATTAATTGGTCATCTCTGTATATGTGCATGGGGAAACAAGCACCTGCATTACAAGCATGGATGCACACCCGAACACATAGACACATAGACAAGCATTTTCACATGCATACAGGAATATACAGAATGATATATATAAACCAACTGACAGTAAGTAGCAACAATATATTTAAGAGTGACAGTGAGTCACAAGAACATGTAACATTATACTGAAATAAATGACAGCTAAAAGAAATTAACTATTCATTATATCCTCGCTTCAAGTGAAACTGTGATAACATTTAACAAAAACATGCAGTAAGTTTACATATCATCTAATAAGAACTGTTGAACAACAGggaagttcaaaagagcactgaaATTGATACTTTAGTCATGAAAGTGAGCTTTAGCAGTCATCCTCGGATGTTTCCACTGAAATTGGTATGCATGTTAACAAGTTATTACCATCAAATAGACTATATGAAGCAGATGGAATTAAAGAAACATGGATAGCAATAAAAAAAAATGCTGGTGCAACAAAATCAATATTCCCTGATGGATTTAGGGTTTTATGAATTGATAGTTACCTTCAATATCAATAATTTGACTTCAGGATCCTTCTCATAAGCAATTAAGTTGTTGAGGAGTTGCATAATCTGGAAAATCATCAGTTAATTTCAACATAGGTTATGGACAAAATTTGAGAAAGTTAACACTGTCTAGATGATGAGTTCT encodes the following:
- the LOC135587607 gene encoding 3-hydroxyisobutyryl-CoA hydrolase 1-like, producing the protein MASSDDSTNDGADQVLTEERGYTRLLTLNRPRQLNALSFPMIMQLLNNLIAYEKDPEVKLLILKGRGRAFCAGGDVAAISRSVTEGHWTSGAQIFWNEFILNYIIATYSKPQVSILNGIVMGGGAGLSIHGRFRVATEKTVFAMPETSLGLFPDIGASYFLSRLPGFFGEYVGLTGARLDGAEMLACGLATHFVPSMKLTLLEETLAKVETSDHFAICAIIDQFSRRVPLKESSAFNGFDVINKCFSKETVEEILSALELETVDAANEWIVVAIRSLKKASPISLKITLRAIREGRVQRVGQCLMKDYRLCCHILRKEASNDFFEGCRAILVDKDRNPKWDPCSLDLVDVKVVDRYFSEVDDACWEDLKLPARHASKL